One part of the Enterococcus sp. DIV1094 genome encodes these proteins:
- a CDS encoding LTA synthase family protein: protein MKRYLDKLSTKQQNILRITTLGVVTVLVILLSNLYLQWCQNNLSVDLALKFAFSWHTEKFLLACFVLLTVFLFMVAFAGSYIFGLLFYLVSIGILGFANYLKMSYRQEPIYPDDLKMITEFNLLKDMTGTPIFIGLMLVAALAFGGVVWAIVRSFKKDRTFQIYRVLTLVMTVAMMGYFSNFNNPNNLLRKAYNQTALWIPYSQKMNYYNTGFIGGFLYNLRVEPMERPEGYSKEKIKEITEKYQAKADEKNQTASDEQPNIIYVMSESFSDPSHLNGVTVTGDPLADYREVANQTYSGRMLSQNYGGGTANIEFEALTGLSMALFNGQMTTPYTMLVPKLDQLPSLVSTLNAQNYQTTAIHPYNTSMYKREDVYQTLGFDSFISERNMTYTDTIDNNPYISDESAYKEILDLLKDEETPQFIHLVTMQTHMPYAGKYSQLDFSATTEDNNGTDTLNNYLQDIAYSSEALKAFTEALKDTSRRTLVVFWGDHLPGIYSDEIKNKNEKQALHQTEFLMFDTAGKLEKRETNDAVTSPFYFAASLLEQTNLKTTGFYQLLLEMESAIPAFERELYFQNGQWGKEAQLNRAQEEVYEAYRLIQYDLVSGEQYSLDTGFYEK from the coding sequence TTGAAAAGATATTTAGATAAGCTTTCAACCAAACAACAAAATATTCTACGAATCACTACTCTTGGGGTAGTAACAGTCTTAGTGATCCTTTTAAGTAATTTATATTTGCAATGGTGCCAGAATAATCTTTCTGTTGATCTAGCCTTGAAATTTGCTTTTTCTTGGCACACAGAAAAATTCTTACTTGCTTGTTTCGTGTTACTCACGGTCTTTTTATTTATGGTCGCTTTTGCAGGTTCTTATATTTTCGGTCTGCTTTTTTATCTCGTAAGTATCGGTATTTTAGGTTTTGCGAATTACTTGAAAATGAGCTATCGTCAAGAACCGATCTATCCAGATGACCTCAAGATGATCACAGAGTTCAATTTATTAAAAGACATGACAGGAACACCGATTTTTATCGGGTTGATGCTAGTAGCGGCACTCGCCTTTGGTGGTGTAGTTTGGGCAATTGTCCGTAGTTTCAAAAAAGACCGGACATTCCAAATCTACCGTGTGTTAACTTTAGTCATGACAGTCGCAATGATGGGCTATTTCAGTAATTTCAATAATCCAAATAATTTATTGCGTAAAGCCTACAATCAAACGGCGTTATGGATTCCATACAGTCAGAAAATGAATTATTATAATACAGGATTTATTGGTGGCTTTTTGTATAATCTAAGAGTCGAGCCAATGGAAAGACCTGAAGGCTATTCAAAAGAAAAAATCAAAGAGATCACTGAGAAATATCAAGCAAAAGCAGATGAAAAAAATCAAACGGCAAGCGATGAGCAGCCAAATATTATTTATGTGATGAGCGAAAGCTTTTCAGATCCAAGTCATCTAAATGGTGTAACAGTGACAGGTGATCCGTTAGCTGACTATCGTGAAGTGGCGAATCAAACCTATAGTGGCCGGATGCTTTCTCAAAATTATGGTGGTGGAACAGCGAATATTGAGTTCGAAGCGTTGACAGGTCTATCAATGGCATTATTCAATGGTCAAATGACCACGCCTTATACGATGCTCGTTCCAAAGCTTGATCAATTACCATCGCTTGTGTCGACACTCAATGCACAGAACTATCAAACAACGGCGATCCATCCGTACAATACATCTATGTATAAGCGTGAAGATGTCTATCAGACATTAGGTTTTGATTCATTTATCAGTGAGAGGAATATGACTTATACGGATACCATTGATAATAATCCTTATATTTCCGATGAATCTGCCTATAAAGAAATCTTGGATTTATTGAAAGATGAAGAAACACCGCAATTTATCCATCTAGTCACGATGCAGACGCATATGCCTTATGCAGGCAAGTATTCGCAACTAGATTTTTCTGCTACGACAGAAGATAATAATGGAACGGATACCCTCAATAATTATTTGCAAGATATTGCTTATAGTAGTGAAGCGTTGAAAGCATTCACTGAAGCGCTGAAAGATACTTCAAGGAGAACATTGGTCGTGTTTTGGGGCGATCACTTACCTGGGATCTATTCAGATGAGATCAAAAATAAAAATGAGAAGCAGGCGTTACATCAAACAGAGTTTTTAATGTTTGATACAGCTGGTAAGTTAGAGAAACGAGAAACAAATGATGCAGTCACTAGTCCATTTTATTTTGCAGCAAGTCTACTAGAACAAACGAATCTAAAGACCACTGGATTTTATCAATTATTACTTGAAATGGAGTCAGCCATCCCAGCATTTGAACGCGAACTGTATTTTCAAAATGGCCAGTGGGGAAAAGAAGCTCAGCTGAATCGGGCACAAGAGGAAGTCTACGAGGCGTATCGCTTGATCCAGTATGATCTAGTTTCAGGGGAACAATATAGTTTGGATACAGGTTTTTATGAGAAATAA